Proteins found in one Pseudomonadota bacterium genomic segment:
- a CDS encoding divergent polysaccharide deacetylase family protein translates to MDKKPSFQKKSKKFSFFLGIILGSIFAIGGIFFLFSTSLNQYSHVSSRLPVLIPLGKKDIQREEASPKTMLDSSINITPFQQNQVKVKLALVFVSVGGEEKTLLKALKIFPKQVSFSFSPFIPNVSEWIMTVHQQGHDVLLDVPLESLEYPQLNEGSYTLLKGALEEENLSKLAFILEKGKNEIAGIYGFMGSRICRSKKDMYPILKMLKKKGYLFLESKTPHSCVKSLAHLLNLPYYESTQVLPYDVSDEEFKKGLQDLEKEALKDSSVIGIGHLEEASLDILKTWMDGLSERGINLVSISTLSKEESI, encoded by the coding sequence ATGGATAAGAAACCATCTTTTCAAAAAAAATCAAAAAAATTTTCTTTTTTTTTAGGAATTATTTTGGGAAGTATTTTTGCAATTGGAGGTATTTTTTTTCTTTTTTCCACGAGCCTAAATCAATATTCACACGTCTCTTCACGTCTTCCAGTTTTAATTCCTCTTGGTAAAAAAGATATTCAAAGAGAAGAAGCAAGCCCAAAAACCATGCTGGATTCTTCTATTAACATAACTCCTTTTCAACAAAATCAAGTAAAAGTAAAGCTGGCGCTTGTTTTTGTAAGCGTAGGAGGAGAGGAAAAAACCTTATTAAAAGCCCTTAAAATTTTTCCAAAACAAGTTTCTTTTTCTTTTTCTCCTTTTATTCCGAATGTTTCTGAATGGATTATGACTGTTCATCAACAAGGACATGATGTCCTTTTAGACGTTCCTTTAGAGTCTTTAGAATATCCTCAATTAAATGAAGGATCCTACACACTCTTGAAAGGCGCTTTAGAAGAAGAAAATCTTTCCAAGCTTGCCTTTATTCTTGAGAAGGGAAAAAACGAAATTGCGGGCATATATGGATTTATGGGCTCCCGTATTTGCCGTTCTAAAAAAGATATGTATCCCATTTTAAAAATGCTTAAGAAAAAAGGATATCTTTTTTTGGAATCTAAGACGCCGCATTCTTGTGTAAAATCTTTGGCACATCTCTTAAACCTTCCTTATTATGAAAGCACTCAAGTATTGCCTTATGATGTTTCTGATGAAGAGTTTAAAAAAGGTCTCCAAGATCTTGAAAAGGAAGCCCTTAAAGACAGCTCAGTGATTGGAATTGGACATCTTGAAGAGGCAAGCTTAGATATCTTAAAAACATGGATGGATGGTCTTTCTGAACGCGGAATTAATCTTGTTTCTATTTCAACACTCTCAAAGGAGGAAAGTATATGA